One window from the genome of Silvimonas iriomotensis encodes:
- a CDS encoding sensor histidine kinase, which translates to MRRALVILASLGTILLFLLATASGNTSAFAKYYTVLLTINALMLLAMIVLVGVRLMQLVQKVKHKVFGSRLTLRMVLMFSLVAVLPGALVYTLSVQFLNRSIETWFDVRVEGALDRGLNLGHNAIDFQQNDLLRKARVIALDIHDENGTALLSRLTRLRDQIGVQEVSVFDETGQTIAHIGNENAGLFPSVPERSQLRAAMFGPLKQLETDADKGLTMRVLMPVHDTGLSERTRILQLRQPVDHTLAADAELVEQVRADYKQLSQSRQGLKLIYSLTLTLALLMALLGAVALAIYLSDKLAAPLSVLAEGTRAVASGDYSQRQPVISRDELGILTHSFNRMTRQLADARSALEQHQAEQEAANAYLEAMLGSLTAGVMSFDDGWTLASANQSALRILGIDPLQLGSLALPRWHELYPALMALCDEVMLGFAGREEHWQKSVEVADQKRILQIRGTRLAVGESRTGYLVVFDDITDLISAQRDAAWGEVARRLAHEIKNPLTPIQLAAERMELKLADKLDQSGKDLLSRNSQTIVKQVAALKQMVDAFRDYARKPTGKKKALDLRQLLSEVLVLYEAAPVKYEDTSEGALTVDGDATHLRQVIHNLLQNAQDAIHSQESGQTAEGAVRTPQICVRTEKTDKFARLVVEDSGNGFQPDILPRVFEPYITTKQKGTGLGLAIVKKIIDEHHGRIQAGNRETGGAWVRIDLPLAEE; encoded by the coding sequence ATGCGTCGCGCACTGGTCATTCTCGCCTCTTTAGGCACCATTCTTTTGTTCCTGCTGGCCACGGCCTCAGGCAACACTTCAGCGTTTGCCAAGTACTACACCGTTCTGCTGACCATCAATGCGCTGATGCTGCTGGCCATGATCGTGCTGGTCGGCGTGCGCTTGATGCAGCTGGTCCAGAAGGTCAAACACAAGGTGTTTGGCTCAAGGCTGACCTTGCGCATGGTGTTGATGTTCTCGCTGGTCGCCGTGTTGCCAGGCGCGCTGGTGTATACGCTGTCGGTGCAGTTCCTGAACCGGTCGATCGAGACCTGGTTTGACGTGCGGGTGGAGGGCGCGCTCGATCGCGGCCTGAACCTGGGCCACAACGCCATTGATTTCCAGCAGAACGATCTCTTGCGCAAGGCGCGGGTGATCGCACTGGATATCCACGACGAAAACGGCACCGCGCTGTTGTCGCGCCTGACCCGTTTGCGTGACCAGATTGGTGTGCAGGAAGTCAGCGTCTTTGACGAAACCGGCCAGACCATTGCCCATATCGGCAATGAAAACGCGGGGCTCTTTCCCAGCGTGCCAGAACGCAGCCAGTTGCGGGCCGCCATGTTCGGGCCACTCAAACAGCTGGAAACCGACGCCGATAAAGGCCTGACCATGCGCGTACTGATGCCGGTGCATGACACCGGGCTATCAGAGCGAACACGGATCTTGCAGCTACGGCAACCGGTTGATCACACACTCGCCGCCGATGCCGAGCTGGTCGAACAGGTGCGGGCCGACTACAAACAGCTCTCGCAATCACGGCAGGGCCTCAAGCTCATCTACAGCCTGACGCTGACGCTGGCCCTGTTAATGGCCTTGCTGGGCGCGGTGGCGCTGGCGATTTACCTGTCTGACAAACTGGCCGCGCCGCTGTCAGTGCTGGCCGAAGGCACGCGCGCGGTGGCGTCGGGCGACTATTCGCAGCGCCAGCCCGTCATTAGCCGGGATGAACTGGGTATTCTCACGCACTCGTTCAACCGCATGACGCGTCAGCTGGCCGACGCCCGCTCTGCGCTGGAGCAGCACCAGGCCGAACAAGAGGCCGCCAACGCCTATCTGGAAGCAATGCTGGGCTCGCTCACTGCCGGCGTGATGTCGTTTGATGACGGCTGGACCCTGGCCTCTGCCAACCAGAGCGCGCTGCGCATTCTGGGCATTGATCCATTGCAGCTGGGCAGCCTGGCGCTGCCGCGCTGGCACGAGCTGTACCCGGCACTGATGGCGCTGTGCGATGAAGTCATGCTGGGCTTTGCCGGCCGCGAAGAACACTGGCAGAAGTCGGTAGAGGTGGCAGACCAGAAGCGCATCCTGCAAATTCGTGGCACCCGCCTTGCCGTGGGCGAGAGCCGCACTGGTTACCTGGTGGTGTTCGACGACATCACCGATCTGATCTCGGCCCAGCGTGACGCTGCTTGGGGCGAAGTGGCGCGTCGCCTGGCGCATGAAATCAAGAACCCGCTGACCCCGATCCAGCTGGCCGCCGAGCGCATGGAGCTCAAACTGGCCGACAAGCTGGACCAGAGCGGAAAAGACTTGCTCAGCCGCAATTCTCAAACCATCGTAAAACAGGTGGCGGCCCTCAAACAGATGGTCGATGCCTTCCGCGATTACGCCCGCAAACCCACGGGCAAGAAAAAAGCGCTGGATTTACGACAGCTGTTGAGCGAAGTGCTGGTACTGTATGAAGCCGCGCCGGTGAAATATGAAGATACAAGCGAAGGCGCACTGACTGTGGATGGCGATGCGACCCATTTACGCCAGGTGATCCACAATTTGCTGCAGAATGCACAAGATGCCATCCATTCCCAGGAAAGCGGACAGACGGCGGAAGGTGCGGTACGAACGCCACAAATTTGCGTCCGGACCGAAAAAACCGATAAATTTGCCAGACTAGTCGTTGAAGACAGCGGAAACGGCTTTCAACCCGATATACTGCCTCGGGTTTTTGAACCGTACATCACAACAAAACAAAAAGGTACGGGCTTGGGATTGGCGATAGTGAAAAAAATTATCGACGAACATCACGGCCGCATTCAGGCCGGAAACCGCGAAACTGGCGGAGCCTGGGTTCGTATTGATCTGCCGCTGGCGGAGGAATGA
- a CDS encoding DUF4390 domain-containing protein has protein sequence MVFTTPFSRNKLSSLRRWCGLFVLWLALSAGFSAAWADNGGIKAQQTSSSWGDNQVEISANYKISISPALEDALLNGLSLPFVYEFQLTRPRMYSWYRQVADWFSPTATLTYRLSYHALSRQYRLHLGSFYRSFNTLDEALAALGVLRAWAVLQDTSIAQDKSDFSGRMRLKLDVSQLPKTWQLTALGHSDWQLESSWTEVGLHGGEDGK, from the coding sequence ATGGTTTTTACTACGCCCTTTTCCAGAAACAAGCTCAGTAGCCTGCGCCGCTGGTGCGGGCTCTTTGTCTTGTGGCTGGCCCTGTCGGCCGGTTTTTCGGCCGCCTGGGCGGACAACGGCGGCATCAAGGCCCAGCAGACCTCGTCAAGCTGGGGCGACAATCAGGTCGAAATCTCCGCCAATTACAAAATCAGCATTTCCCCTGCCCTGGAAGATGCGCTGCTCAACGGCTTGTCGTTGCCGTTTGTGTATGAGTTCCAGCTCACCCGGCCGCGCATGTATTCCTGGTATCGCCAGGTGGCGGACTGGTTCTCTCCCACCGCCACGCTCACCTATCGCTTGAGCTATCACGCGCTGTCGCGCCAGTATCGCCTGCACCTGGGCAGTTTCTACCGCAGTTTCAACACGCTGGATGAAGCGCTGGCCGCGCTGGGCGTGCTGCGGGCCTGGGCGGTATTGCAAGACACGTCCATTGCCCAGGACAAGAGCGATTTTTCCGGCCGCATGCGGCTCAAGCTGGATGTATCCCAACTGCCCAAGACCTGGCAGCTGACTGCCCTTGGCCACAGCGACTGGCAACTGGAGTCCAGCTGGACGGAGGTCGGGCTGCATGGTGGCGAGGACGGCAAGTAA
- the rsmB gene encoding 16S rRNA (cytosine(967)-C(5))-methyltransferase RsmB — protein MFATQKLASQALDAVLAGQTLTDALARIWREEPDLRPQQRGAIQDLSYGSLRHLGLLDSTLKQLLNKPLHESALRSLLLVCLYQLQFTRAAPYSVVDHAVKVASHTGTGMGKGLVNAVLRNFLRRRDELLNQSRSTPYGKWSHQPWWIDAMKKAYPRDWENILGANNTHPPLTLRVNRRRSSLDAAMAALQEAGIEAKALDDTAIQLRHPIGVDRIPGFYDGLLSVQDWGAQQAARLLDVADGMRVLDACSAPGGKTGHLLELAQLDLTAIDADTQRLSRVADNLKRLGLSATLKTGDASLPASWWDGKPFDRILADVPCSAAGVARRHPDIKWLRRAGDIVQFAQQQAAMLDALWGLVAPGGKLLYATCSIFPAENAEQAAAFAARTPDALRLPVTLEAASEGQLLPNPEHDGFYYALFQKQAQ, from the coding sequence GTGTTTGCAACCCAGAAACTTGCCTCGCAAGCGCTCGACGCAGTGCTTGCCGGGCAAACCCTCACCGACGCGCTGGCCCGTATCTGGCGCGAAGAACCCGATTTGCGCCCGCAACAACGCGGCGCCATCCAGGACTTGAGCTACGGCTCGTTGCGCCACCTCGGTTTGCTCGACAGCACGCTCAAGCAGTTGTTGAACAAACCGCTGCATGAGTCGGCCTTGCGATCACTGCTGCTGGTGTGTCTGTACCAGCTCCAGTTCACCCGCGCCGCGCCTTACAGCGTAGTGGATCACGCGGTGAAAGTGGCGTCGCATACCGGCACCGGCATGGGCAAGGGCCTGGTCAACGCGGTGTTGCGCAACTTTCTGCGCCGGCGCGATGAACTGTTGAACCAGTCACGCAGCACGCCTTATGGCAAATGGTCGCACCAGCCCTGGTGGATCGACGCCATGAAAAAAGCCTACCCGCGCGACTGGGAAAACATCCTGGGGGCCAACAACACCCACCCGCCGCTGACGCTGCGCGTGAACCGCCGGCGCAGCTCGCTGGACGCTGCCATGGCGGCGTTGCAAGAGGCCGGCATCGAAGCCAAAGCGCTGGACGACACCGCCATCCAGCTGCGCCACCCGATCGGCGTCGACCGTATTCCTGGTTTTTACGATGGCTTGCTGTCGGTGCAGGACTGGGGCGCGCAGCAGGCGGCACGCTTGCTGGATGTCGCTGACGGCATGCGCGTGCTTGATGCCTGTTCGGCACCGGGCGGCAAAACCGGCCACCTGCTGGAACTGGCACAGCTTGACCTGACGGCGATTGACGCCGATACCCAGCGGCTGTCCCGCGTCGCGGACAACCTCAAGCGGCTGGGTTTGAGTGCGACGCTCAAGACCGGCGACGCCAGCCTGCCGGCAAGCTGGTGGGACGGCAAACCGTTCGACCGGATCCTGGCCGATGTACCGTGTTCTGCGGCCGGCGTGGCACGCCGCCACCCGGATATCAAATGGCTGCGCCGGGCGGGCGATATTGTCCAGTTTGCGCAACAACAGGCCGCAATGCTCGACGCCCTGTGGGGTTTGGTAGCCCCGGGCGGCAAACTCCTCTATGCTACGTGCTCCATATTCCCGGCAGAAAACGCAGAGCAGGCCGCGGCCTTTGCGGCCAGAACGCCGGATGCCCTGCGGCTGCCGGTGACACTGGAAGCCGCCTCAGAAGGGCAGCTTTTGCCGAATCCGGAGCACGATGGTTTTTACTACGCCCTTTTCCAGAAACAAGCTCAGTAG
- the htpX gene encoding zinc metalloprotease HtpX: MKTTLLMAAIVALFGVIGGMIGGQKGMLLALLFAGGMNVFAYWNSDKMVLRMYNAHLVDDTTAPELVAMVRELAGRAGLPMPKVYVIEEDQPNAFATGRNPENAAVACTTGIMRVLTARELRGVMAHELAHVQHRDILISTISATMAGAISALANFAMFFGGRDEHGRPVNPIVGIAVAILAPVAASLIQMAISRSREFAADAGGAKISGDPQALADALKKIEAYASGIPMYTAEQHPETAQMMIMNPLHGGGLASLFRTHPSTEERVARLYAMARGQNQTDFR; encoded by the coding sequence ATGAAAACCACGTTGCTGATGGCAGCCATCGTGGCGCTCTTTGGTGTGATCGGCGGCATGATTGGCGGCCAGAAAGGCATGTTGCTCGCCCTCTTGTTTGCGGGCGGCATGAATGTGTTTGCCTACTGGAACTCGGACAAGATGGTCTTGCGCATGTACAACGCGCATCTTGTGGATGACACCACCGCGCCTGAACTGGTGGCCATGGTGCGCGAACTGGCGGGCCGTGCCGGCTTGCCCATGCCCAAGGTCTACGTGATCGAAGAGGACCAGCCCAACGCTTTTGCCACGGGCCGTAATCCGGAAAATGCCGCAGTCGCCTGCACCACCGGTATCATGCGCGTCCTGACTGCGCGTGAACTGCGTGGCGTCATGGCGCACGAACTGGCGCACGTCCAGCATCGGGACATCCTGATTTCGACCATCTCGGCCACCATGGCCGGTGCGATCTCGGCCCTGGCCAATTTCGCCATGTTCTTTGGCGGGCGTGACGAACACGGCCGCCCGGTGAACCCGATTGTCGGCATTGCAGTCGCCATTCTGGCACCCGTGGCGGCCTCGCTGATCCAGATGGCCATTTCACGCTCACGCGAATTTGCGGCTGATGCCGGTGGCGCAAAGATTTCCGGCGACCCGCAGGCGCTGGCCGATGCGCTCAAGAAAATCGAGGCCTATGCCTCGGGCATTCCGATGTACACCGCAGAACAGCATCCGGAAACCGCCCAGATGATGATCATGAACCCGCTGCATGGCGGTGGGCTGGCGTCCTTGTTCCGCACCCACCCCAGCACGGAAGAACGTGTCGCGCGCCTGTATGCCATGGCGCGTGGCCAGAACCAGACGGATTTCAGATAA
- the fmt gene encoding methionyl-tRNA formyltransferase produces MKLIFAGTPDFAAAALKALIDAGHEIALVLTQPDRPSGRGMKLTASPVKQLAQQHGLTVYQPEKLRLPEQQAPVAAVGADLMIVAAYGLILPQAVLDMPRHGCLNIHASLLPRWRGAAPIQRAILAGDAQTGITIMQMDAGLDTGDMLSMHHVAITADDNATTLHDKLAVAGASAVVAAVANLPQLQAARQKQPEAGVTYAEKLRKEESQIDWQHSAGQLDRMIRAFNPFPSAQTTLAGEALKIWRAEPASGNGQPGQVIQADKNGLVIATGEGALKLLEVQKAGGKRMDAAALVAGGGIATGDVLGAAA; encoded by the coding sequence ATGAAACTGATTTTTGCCGGAACGCCGGACTTTGCCGCTGCCGCCCTCAAGGCCCTGATTGATGCGGGTCATGAAATTGCGCTGGTACTCACCCAGCCCGATCGCCCGTCCGGGCGCGGCATGAAGCTGACCGCATCGCCGGTCAAACAACTGGCGCAGCAACATGGCCTGACGGTCTATCAGCCCGAAAAACTGCGCCTGCCGGAGCAACAAGCCCCGGTCGCTGCGGTTGGGGCAGACCTGATGATCGTGGCGGCCTACGGGTTGATCTTGCCGCAAGCGGTGCTGGATATGCCGCGTCACGGCTGCCTGAACATTCATGCTTCGCTGCTGCCCCGCTGGCGTGGCGCGGCGCCGATCCAGCGCGCCATTCTGGCGGGCGATGCCCAGACCGGCATCACCATCATGCAGATGGATGCCGGTCTTGATACCGGCGACATGCTGAGCATGCATCACGTGGCCATCACCGCCGACGACAACGCCACCACCTTGCATGACAAACTGGCCGTAGCCGGCGCCAGCGCGGTAGTTGCGGCCGTCGCCAACCTGCCGCAACTGCAGGCAGCGCGGCAAAAACAGCCTGAAGCCGGCGTGACCTATGCCGAAAAACTGCGCAAGGAAGAATCGCAGATCGACTGGCAGCACAGCGCGGGCCAGCTTGATCGCATGATCCGCGCGTTCAACCCGTTCCCCTCGGCCCAGACCACGCTGGCGGGCGAAGCCCTCAAGATCTGGCGGGCCGAACCGGCAAGCGGCAACGGCCAGCCAGGCCAGGTGATCCAGGCAGACAAGAACGGTCTTGTCATTGCCACGGGCGAGGGCGCGCTCAAATTGCTGGAAGTCCAGAAAGCCGGCGGCAAGCGCATGGACGCCGCTGCGCTGGTGGCGGGCGGAGGCATTGCCACGGGCGACGTACTGGGCGCTGCCGCCTGA
- the def gene encoding peptide deformylase, whose protein sequence is MAILNILHYPDERLHTIAKPVTVFDAKLQQLVDDMAETMYAAPGIGLAATQVNVHERLIVIDISESKDDLLVLINPRILEMDGKVKSEEGCLSVPGIYEEVDRAEHVKISALDQSGKEFELEADGLLAICIQHEMDHLEGKVFVEKLSRLKLNRIVQKLKKNERKVM, encoded by the coding sequence ATGGCAATTCTGAATATCCTGCATTATCCCGATGAACGTTTGCACACAATTGCAAAACCCGTCACCGTTTTTGATGCAAAGCTGCAACAGCTTGTCGATGATATGGCGGAAACGATGTACGCCGCACCAGGCATCGGGCTGGCAGCAACACAGGTCAATGTGCATGAACGTCTTATCGTCATTGATATTTCTGAATCCAAAGACGATTTACTCGTCCTGATTAACCCCCGGATTCTGGAGATGGACGGCAAGGTCAAATCTGAAGAAGGTTGCCTTTCCGTGCCGGGCATTTATGAAGAAGTGGATCGGGCTGAGCACGTGAAGATCAGCGCACTGGATCAGTCTGGCAAAGAATTCGAGCTTGAGGCCGATGGTTTGCTGGCCATTTGTATTCAGCATGAAATGGATCATCTGGAAGGCAAAGTATTTGTTGAAAAACTTTCGCGCCTGAAGCTGAACCGCATCGTCCAGAAGCTGAAAAAGAACGAACGCAAGGTGATGTAA
- a CDS encoding LysM peptidoglycan-binding domain-containing protein, whose translation MRKTIISLLFALSGAAGVAHADTLAMQDNAPDRYVVVKGDTLWGISGHFLKQPWRWPEIWNLNREQIKNPHWIYPGDVVVLDRSGATPRLKLLKNERAGSNGEVKLSPRIRASDLDNDAVPSIPLTSIQPFLNKPLVVEENELLTAPRVAAGPDDRVVFAVGDKIYAVNMPDPKVGDVYQAFRPAQPLFDPKDPDHKRVIGHEVTYLGDVVVEKPGQVVTLRVKTSKEEIGIGARLVKANEAQYLNYAPHAPDRDVHGLVVSAYGSVAEAGPMTTLVINLGAGDGMDVGTVLATWKAGRPIKKESSNEPDLFTPNERTGNLFIYRVFPHFSYGLLLDSTEPVNVADEVTNP comes from the coding sequence ATGCGTAAAACAATTATATCGCTTCTTTTTGCCCTCAGTGGCGCGGCCGGCGTTGCACATGCCGATACGCTGGCCATGCAGGACAATGCGCCTGACCGCTACGTCGTGGTCAAGGGCGATACCCTGTGGGGCATTTCCGGACACTTCCTCAAGCAGCCGTGGCGCTGGCCGGAAATCTGGAACCTCAACCGTGAACAGATCAAGAATCCGCACTGGATCTACCCGGGTGACGTGGTGGTGCTTGACCGCTCTGGCGCAACGCCGCGCCTGAAGCTCCTCAAGAATGAACGTGCGGGCTCTAACGGCGAAGTCAAGCTCTCGCCGCGTATTCGTGCCAGCGATCTGGATAACGACGCCGTTCCAAGCATTCCGCTGACCTCCATCCAGCCGTTCCTGAACAAGCCGCTGGTGGTGGAAGAAAACGAACTGCTGACCGCGCCGCGCGTTGCTGCCGGCCCGGATGACCGCGTGGTGTTTGCCGTGGGCGACAAGATTTACGCCGTGAACATGCCCGATCCGAAGGTCGGTGACGTGTATCAGGCCTTCCGCCCGGCCCAGCCGCTGTTTGACCCCAAAGACCCGGACCACAAGCGTGTGATCGGTCATGAAGTCACCTATCTGGGCGACGTGGTGGTTGAGAAGCCGGGCCAGGTCGTGACCTTGCGCGTGAAGACCAGCAAGGAAGAAATCGGCATTGGCGCTCGCCTGGTGAAGGCCAATGAAGCGCAATACCTGAACTACGCCCCGCATGCGCCGGATCGCGATGTGCATGGTCTGGTCGTGTCTGCCTATGGCAGCGTGGCTGAAGCCGGCCCGATGACCACGCTGGTCATCAACCTGGGCGCTGGCGACGGCATGGACGTGGGTACCGTGCTGGCGACCTGGAAAGCCGGGCGTCCGATCAAGAAAGAGTCAAGTAACGAGCCGGACCTCTTCACGCCGAACGAACGCACTGGCAACCTGTTCATCTACCGTGTCTTCCCGCACTTCTCGTACGGGTTGCTGCTTGATAGCACAGAGCCGGTCAATGTTGCCGACGAGGTCACCAATCCTTGA
- the dprA gene encoding DNA-processing protein DprA codes for MWLRFALVPGIGPRRQSSLLQAFRTPQAALAASFYDVCNVLGDNQAARVWCTAASAPPSETMLRTREWLDAPGHHLLTLADDAWPASLLDLPDAPAVLFCMGNLALLKQTSLAVVGSRNATPQGIEHAERFAAAVSDAGIGIVSGLAAGIDAAAHRGGLAGPGRTIAVIGTGPERVYPASNRALAHRIAAEGVIVSEFGVGTEPRAGHFPRRNRLIAALGKGCLVVEAALQSGSLITARQANEMGRDVFAIPGSIHSPQAKGCHQLIKQGARLTESVQDILEELGWDSGPVQKGLTLLDPAPLPQGEEGQVLAATGYDPVTVDELATRCGLTADRLCAILLGLELQGAVLALPGGRFQRRA; via the coding sequence TTGTGGCTGCGGTTCGCGCTAGTGCCCGGCATCGGGCCACGCCGCCAGTCCAGCCTGCTGCAAGCGTTCAGAACGCCGCAGGCCGCACTGGCGGCTTCTTTTTATGACGTGTGCAATGTGCTGGGCGACAATCAGGCCGCGCGCGTCTGGTGTACCGCGGCAAGCGCGCCGCCTTCTGAGACCATGTTGCGCACACGGGAATGGCTGGACGCACCCGGGCACCATCTGCTGACACTGGCCGACGATGCCTGGCCGGCCAGCCTGCTTGATCTGCCCGACGCCCCGGCGGTGCTGTTTTGCATGGGTAATCTGGCGCTGCTCAAACAGACCTCGCTGGCGGTGGTGGGCAGCCGTAACGCCACGCCCCAGGGGATCGAGCATGCCGAGCGCTTTGCGGCGGCGGTCAGTGATGCGGGCATCGGCATTGTCAGCGGTCTTGCTGCCGGGATCGACGCTGCCGCGCACCGCGGCGGGCTGGCCGGGCCCGGTCGCACCATCGCCGTCATCGGCACGGGCCCGGAGCGCGTTTATCCGGCATCCAACCGGGCGCTGGCGCACCGGATTGCCGCTGAAGGCGTGATCGTGTCGGAGTTCGGCGTGGGGACCGAACCCAGGGCGGGTCATTTTCCGCGGCGCAACCGTTTGATCGCAGCGTTGGGCAAAGGGTGTCTGGTGGTGGAGGCCGCGTTGCAAAGTGGCTCGCTGATTACCGCTCGTCAGGCCAATGAGATGGGGCGGGACGTCTTTGCCATTCCAGGCTCGATTCATTCGCCGCAAGCGAAGGGCTGCCACCAGTTGATCAAACAAGGGGCACGCTTGACCGAGAGTGTGCAAGACATTCTGGAGGAACTGGGCTGGGACAGTGGCCCGGTGCAAAAAGGCCTGACGCTGCTTGATCCGGCGCCCTTGCCGCAAGGCGAAGAGGGTCAGGTGCTGGCGGCGACAGGCTATGACCCGGTCACCGTTGACGAGCTTGCAACCCGCTGCGGCTTGACGGCAGACCGACTGTGCGCAATCCTGCTTGGTCTGGAATTGCAGGGGGCGGTTCTGGCCTTGCCTGGCGGCCGTTTTCAACGGCGCGCCTGA
- a CDS encoding DUF494 domain-containing protein, giving the protein MLEVLAYLFEQFYHTEGEPDVSLLASRLASAGFEQDDIGEAMGWLAELNRIDTTRYAALGDMLGRHLHPEELARFDEEALDYWMYLTSARVLGPAEREMALDLVMHAAPGEISQERLQLIVLMVVWRKRDELSNLLIEEILFGREGLTQH; this is encoded by the coding sequence ATGCTGGAAGTACTCGCTTACCTTTTTGAACAGTTCTACCACACCGAGGGTGAGCCCGACGTGTCGCTGCTGGCTTCGCGCCTTGCGAGTGCCGGATTCGAGCAGGACGACATTGGCGAGGCCATGGGGTGGCTGGCCGAACTGAACCGTATCGATACCACGCGCTATGCCGCGCTGGGCGATATGCTCGGCCGTCATCTGCATCCGGAAGAACTGGCCCGGTTTGACGAGGAAGCGCTGGATTACTGGATGTACCTGACCAGTGCCCGCGTTCTTGGCCCGGCGGAGCGCGAAATGGCGCTGGACCTGGTGATGCATGCCGCGCCCGGCGAGATTTCGCAAGAGCGGCTACAGTTGATCGTGCTGATGGTGGTTTGGCGAAAGCGCGACGAACTGTCTAATCTCTTGATCGAAGAGATCCTGTTTGGCCGCGAAGGCCTGACACAGCACTAA